In Deltaproteobacteria bacterium, one DNA window encodes the following:
- a CDS encoding type IV toxin-antitoxin system AbiEi family antitoxin domain-containing protein: MHYEELLKFANDLPVIESAGLRSLGLDPKALSVQLNRWIISGKLIQLRRGVYLLPEHLRRNHPSAEVIANLLLSPSYVSCERALAIYQMIPENVPVVQSVTTKRAAIFATAEGQFDYKHAPLSWFFGYQEMFVSGHKIFVATPDKALADLLYFSKGELTAARFYELRLQNTEQLDWKEIADIATRTKKPQFWHTMSRLRQLLVKQEDGWNDIVP, from the coding sequence ATGCACTACGAGGAATTGCTTAAATTTGCTAATGATCTCCCAGTAATCGAATCTGCTGGGCTACGTTCTTTGGGGCTCGACCCTAAAGCTTTATCAGTGCAGCTTAACCGTTGGATAATTTCTGGCAAGCTTATACAATTACGACGTGGTGTTTATTTACTGCCTGAGCACCTGCGACGAAACCACCCGTCTGCTGAGGTTATCGCCAATCTACTACTTTCCCCTTCATATGTCAGTTGCGAACGCGCTTTAGCAATTTATCAGATGATCCCTGAGAACGTGCCTGTGGTACAATCGGTTACCACTAAACGAGCAGCAATTTTCGCAACCGCAGAAGGTCAGTTCGATTATAAACATGCACCACTCTCATGGTTTTTTGGCTACCAAGAAATGTTTGTAAGTGGACACAAGATTTTCGTTGCAACACCGGATAAAGCCCTTGCCGATCTTCTCTATTTTTCTAAAGGCGAGTTGACTGCTGCCCGTTTTTACGAACTACGACTACAGAACACCGAGCAACTCGATTGGAAAGAAATTGCTGATATAGCCACACGCACTAAAAAACCGCAATTTTGGCATACCATGTCACGTCTGAGGCAATTACTCGTGAAACAAGAGGATGGTTGGAATGATATAGTGCCATGA
- a CDS encoding nucleotidyl transferase AbiEii/AbiGii toxin family protein, whose translation MKDHLLQITSTTSNEKRYNIAREYLQVYLLRLLHTAGAFRHLSFVGGTALRLLHRLPRFSEDLDFSTVFLHEPNNPKTSFDVNALFSRLTRDLQAAGYNVSTKAKSSRTVASAFFRYIGIPYDIGWTKDQRLSMQIKLEIDCEPPEGAVTEVTLMQKFYPVALRHNDLASLFAGKIHAILCRPYNKGRDWFDLVWFLTDKRILEPNLAMLTHALAQTHAPIHAVDWREAVCARLHSLDWAEVMTDLQPFLERPDDLAHLEPALIEKALSL comes from the coding sequence ATGAAAGATCACCTTCTACAAATCACATCCACTACAAGTAACGAAAAAAGGTACAATATTGCTCGTGAATACTTACAGGTCTATCTATTACGACTGCTGCATACTGCAGGGGCCTTTCGTCATTTGAGTTTCGTTGGCGGTACGGCGCTTAGACTTCTGCATAGATTACCTCGATTTTCTGAAGATCTCGACTTCTCCACAGTTTTTTTGCATGAGCCGAACAACCCAAAGACTTCTTTTGATGTAAACGCGTTATTTAGTCGACTCACCCGCGACCTGCAGGCAGCAGGTTATAATGTCAGCACCAAGGCAAAATCCAGTCGCACGGTTGCTAGTGCTTTTTTTCGTTACATAGGGATCCCATACGATATCGGCTGGACAAAAGACCAACGTCTATCAATGCAAATCAAACTTGAGATTGACTGCGAACCACCCGAAGGTGCGGTGACCGAGGTAACCCTGATGCAAAAGTTTTACCCTGTAGCCTTACGTCACAATGACCTAGCCTCGCTATTCGCTGGTAAAATCCACGCAATTCTTTGTCGCCCCTATAATAAAGGAAGAGATTGGTTTGATCTGGTCTGGTTTCTTACCGATAAACGCATACTTGAACCCAACCTTGCAATGTTAACCCATGCGCTTGCACAAACTCATGCGCCAATACATGCGGTTGATTGGCGTGAGGCTGTTTGTGCTCGTTTGCATTCTTTAGATTGGGCCGAAGTCATGACTGACTTGCAACCATTTCTCGAACGACCCGACGACCTTGCCCATTTAGAACCAGCACTTATCGAGAAAGCTCTTAGCTTATAG
- a CDS encoding S41 family peptidase, translating into MNHLKIFKVLLFIISGFFSGVIATLSFNAIAGNAAGEIILNKLEILAQVFGQIENQYIDAISPTKLVYSAAKGVVSALDEHSAFFTPDEFNEIINITEGEYAGIGIEIDWENKTPKIITILANSPASHSDLKVGDKIVAIDDVAIADLAEELVLKKMHGPVGSKITLSIERLKENTIKKITLVRSWLRVSPLISRNLNDNIIYVQIKTFSRRVSFELKSLLAKTSDASAMVLDLRGDPGGLFDEAVAIADLFLLEGPIVTVVGRNGVTLERYHANIQGNEPQYPIAVLIDNGTASAAEIVAGSLTDRNRARLFGSKTYGKGSVQNILNLSDGSGLKLTVARYYTPSGKTIDKQGISPHEVIQKTADKDEPLDAALSWLHLQLAQVRAEKMNSGQ; encoded by the coding sequence ATGAATCACCTTAAAATCTTTAAAGTATTGCTATTTATTATTAGCGGTTTTTTTTCTGGTGTGATTGCCACCTTGAGCTTTAACGCCATCGCTGGCAATGCTGCAGGTGAAATAATTTTAAACAAACTTGAGATTTTAGCTCAAGTATTCGGACAAATCGAAAACCAATATATTGACGCGATTTCACCAACTAAACTGGTGTATAGTGCTGCAAAAGGGGTGGTATCTGCACTTGATGAACATTCTGCATTTTTTACCCCCGACGAGTTTAACGAAATTATAAACATAACCGAAGGCGAATATGCCGGAATTGGTATCGAGATAGACTGGGAAAATAAAACACCTAAAATTATAACGATACTTGCTAATTCACCAGCATCGCATAGTGACCTTAAAGTCGGTGATAAAATTGTTGCAATCGACGATGTAGCTATCGCTGACTTAGCAGAAGAGTTAGTACTAAAAAAAATGCATGGGCCTGTGGGTAGTAAAATCACCCTCAGTATTGAACGCCTGAAAGAAAACACGATTAAAAAAATTACTTTAGTGCGTAGTTGGTTGCGTGTCAGTCCGTTAATTTCACGAAACCTCAATGATAATATTATCTATGTACAAATTAAAACATTCTCACGCCGGGTTTCATTTGAACTTAAATCGCTTTTAGCCAAAACTAGTGATGCTAGTGCTATGGTGCTTGATTTACGCGGCGACCCCGGTGGGTTATTCGATGAAGCGGTAGCCATAGCTGATTTATTTTTACTAGAAGGACCAATTGTTACAGTCGTTGGTCGCAATGGAGTTACTCTTGAACGCTACCATGCCAACATTCAAGGCAATGAACCACAATATCCCATTGCCGTATTGATCGATAATGGTACTGCATCTGCCGCAGAGATTGTTGCTGGTTCTCTCACAGATCGCAATCGTGCAAGATTGTTTGGTAGTAAAACCTATGGCAAAGGCTCTGTACAAAATATACTTAATTTAAGTGATGGTTCTGGCCTTAAACTTACCGTGGCGCGCTATTACACCCCCTCAGGTAAAACCATTGATAAACAAGGAATTTCTCCTCATGAAGTAATTCAAAAAACCGCAGATAAAGATGAACCGCTTGATGCCGCGCTCTCATGGCTGCATTTGCAGTTGGCCCAGGTGCGCGCTGAAAAAATGAATTCAGGCCAATAA